A genomic region of Alnus glutinosa chromosome 11, dhAlnGlut1.1, whole genome shotgun sequence contains the following coding sequences:
- the LOC133881017 gene encoding uncharacterized protein LOC133881017 isoform X1, which yields MSLLGFLKFALNFLDVFAWRLFALGYPLCASIRAIESNSNWETQKLVTYWISFSLVSLFEHYFVNLLEWIQIWPHIKLMIICSLVIPNFDGAFYVYNHLVRPYLLLDPQVIVDEFNKWRVLLCKKDHFLAEVERYVKENGPEALEKLIDKELKTKKLNVDVEEIKAIAATEKKEVEWSHNKELDIVQIDNKAMEVTEKKEVPAAKRMVLADPSLDETDNRTSATVEIKGPVVVVAASREVPDIPVSKKVQKVWTCPICQVTTASEKTLNLHFQEMTHKATYEELKAKNQPNIVNFGSFLTVLASTTKKPYQPIEEPQKNESTNGLIESTTTNHEEIGKGQPKSVTFSTAKGSDQPKKQFQTNKPNVDPEEFKVIAATEKKEVEWSHYKEPDIVQKDNKIVEVTETKEVPAVKRMILTEPSLDATDNRTSVTMGIKGPDVAVAAAAIELGDIQKVQKEWTCAVCQVTTTSEKDLNMHLRGNRHKASYEALELKAKIQRNIRLKRKIIFTELKKSAFQCNICNVRCSGKVDLASHLQGKKHLEQVQVSYGCGEGKSTWT from the exons ATGAGTCTACTGGGTTTTCTCAAATTTGCGCTGAATTTCCTTGACGTTTTTGCATG GCGTCTCTTTGCTTTGGGGTATCCTCt ATGTGCTTCGATCCGGGCAATTGAGAGTAATTCAAATTGGGAGACTCAGAAGTTGGTCACATATTGGATTTCCTTCTCTTTGGTTTCACTCTTTGAGCATTATTTCGTGAACCTCCTTGAATG GATACAGATCTGGCCTCACATTAAGTTAATGATCATCTGCTCGCTGGTTATACCTAACTTCGATGGTGCTTTTTACGTCTATAATCACCTTGTTCGTCCATACCTCTTACTTGACCCACAAGTTATTGTTGATGAATTCAATAAGTGGAGGGTGCTCTTATGCAAGAAAGATCACTTTCTAGCTGAGGTAGAGAGGTATGTCAAAGAGAATGGACCCGAAGCTCTCGAGAAACTCATTGATAAAGAG TTGAAGACCAAAAAGCTTAATGTTGACGTGGAAGAGATCAAAGCTATTGCAGCTACAGAGAAAAAAGAAGTGGAGTGG TCACACAACAAAGAACTTGATATTGTGCAGATAGATAATAAAGCTATGGAAGTAACAGAGAAGAAGGAGGTTCCTGCAGCCAAGAGG ATGGTTCTAGCAGACCCTAGCCTCGATGAGACTGATAACAGAACATCAGCCACCGTGGAGATTAAAGGACCAGTTGTGGTAGTTGCAGCATCCAGGGAAGTTCCTGATATACCCGTGTCTAAGAAAGTCCAAAAAGTATGGACTTGTCCTATATGTCAGGTAACCACTGCAAGTGAAAAAACCTTGAATTTACACTTTCAAGAGATGACACACAAGGCTACTTATGAGGAACTGAAAGCAAAGAATCAGCCAAACATTGTCAATTTCGGATCTTTTTTAACGGTATTGGCTTCAACTACAAAGAAACCTTATCAGCCAATTGAGGAACCACAAAAGAATGAATCCACCAATGGATTGATAGAGAGCACTACTACAAATCATGAGGAAATAGGGAAAGGCCAGCCAAAGAGTGTCACGTTTTCAACTGCAAAGGGATCTGATCAGCCCAAAAAACAG tttcaGACCAACAAGCCTAATGTTGACCCAGAAGAGTTCAAAGTTATTGCGGCCACAGAGAAAAAAGAAGTGGAGTGG TCACACTACAAAGAACCTGATATTGTGcagaaagataataaaattgtGGAAGTAACAGAGACGAAGGAAGTGCCTGCAGTCAAGAGG ATGATTCTAACAGAGCCTAGCCTGGATGCGACTGATAACAGAACATCAGTCACTATGGGGATTAAAGGGCCAGATGTGGCTGTTGCAGCAGCAGCCATAGAACTTGGTGATATACAGAAAGTACAGAAAGAGTGGACTTGTGCCGTATGTCAGGTAACCACTACAAGCGAAAAAGACTTGAATATGCACCTTCGAGGGAACAGACACAAGGCTTCTTATGAGGCACTGGAACTGAAAGCTAAGATCCAGCGAAACATTCGATTGAAACGGAAGATTATCTTTACTGAATTGAAGAAATCCGCTTTCCAGTGCAACATCTGTAATGTACGCTGCTCTGGAAAGGTCGACTTGGCTTCTCACCTCCAAGGGAAAAAGCACTTGGAGCAGGTTCAAGTTTCTTATGGATGTGGTGAGGGAAAAAGCACTTGGACctga
- the LOC133881017 gene encoding uncharacterized protein LOC133881017 isoform X2 produces the protein MSLLGFLKFALNFLDVFAWRLFALGYPLCASIRAIESNSNWETQKLVTYWISFSLVSLFEHYFVNLLEWIQIWPHIKLMIICSLVIPNFDGAFYVYNHLVRPYLLLDPQVIVDEFNKWRVLLCKKDHFLAEVERYVKENGPEALEKLIDKELKTKKLNVDVEEIKAIAATEKKEVEWIDNKAMEVTEKKEVPAAKRMVLADPSLDETDNRTSATVEIKGPVVVVAASREVPDIPVSKKVQKVWTCPICQVTTASEKTLNLHFQEMTHKATYEELKAKNQPNIVNFGSFLTVLASTTKKPYQPIEEPQKNESTNGLIESTTTNHEEIGKGQPKSVTFSTAKGSDQPKKQFQTNKPNVDPEEFKVIAATEKKEVEWSHYKEPDIVQKDNKIVEVTETKEVPAVKRMILTEPSLDATDNRTSVTMGIKGPDVAVAAAAIELGDIQKVQKEWTCAVCQVTTTSEKDLNMHLRGNRHKASYEALELKAKIQRNIRLKRKIIFTELKKSAFQCNICNVRCSGKVDLASHLQGKKHLEQVQVSYGCGEGKSTWT, from the exons ATGAGTCTACTGGGTTTTCTCAAATTTGCGCTGAATTTCCTTGACGTTTTTGCATG GCGTCTCTTTGCTTTGGGGTATCCTCt ATGTGCTTCGATCCGGGCAATTGAGAGTAATTCAAATTGGGAGACTCAGAAGTTGGTCACATATTGGATTTCCTTCTCTTTGGTTTCACTCTTTGAGCATTATTTCGTGAACCTCCTTGAATG GATACAGATCTGGCCTCACATTAAGTTAATGATCATCTGCTCGCTGGTTATACCTAACTTCGATGGTGCTTTTTACGTCTATAATCACCTTGTTCGTCCATACCTCTTACTTGACCCACAAGTTATTGTTGATGAATTCAATAAGTGGAGGGTGCTCTTATGCAAGAAAGATCACTTTCTAGCTGAGGTAGAGAGGTATGTCAAAGAGAATGGACCCGAAGCTCTCGAGAAACTCATTGATAAAGAG TTGAAGACCAAAAAGCTTAATGTTGACGTGGAAGAGATCAAAGCTATTGCAGCTACAGAGAAAAAAGAAGTGGAGTGG ATAGATAATAAAGCTATGGAAGTAACAGAGAAGAAGGAGGTTCCTGCAGCCAAGAGG ATGGTTCTAGCAGACCCTAGCCTCGATGAGACTGATAACAGAACATCAGCCACCGTGGAGATTAAAGGACCAGTTGTGGTAGTTGCAGCATCCAGGGAAGTTCCTGATATACCCGTGTCTAAGAAAGTCCAAAAAGTATGGACTTGTCCTATATGTCAGGTAACCACTGCAAGTGAAAAAACCTTGAATTTACACTTTCAAGAGATGACACACAAGGCTACTTATGAGGAACTGAAAGCAAAGAATCAGCCAAACATTGTCAATTTCGGATCTTTTTTAACGGTATTGGCTTCAACTACAAAGAAACCTTATCAGCCAATTGAGGAACCACAAAAGAATGAATCCACCAATGGATTGATAGAGAGCACTACTACAAATCATGAGGAAATAGGGAAAGGCCAGCCAAAGAGTGTCACGTTTTCAACTGCAAAGGGATCTGATCAGCCCAAAAAACAG tttcaGACCAACAAGCCTAATGTTGACCCAGAAGAGTTCAAAGTTATTGCGGCCACAGAGAAAAAAGAAGTGGAGTGG TCACACTACAAAGAACCTGATATTGTGcagaaagataataaaattgtGGAAGTAACAGAGACGAAGGAAGTGCCTGCAGTCAAGAGG ATGATTCTAACAGAGCCTAGCCTGGATGCGACTGATAACAGAACATCAGTCACTATGGGGATTAAAGGGCCAGATGTGGCTGTTGCAGCAGCAGCCATAGAACTTGGTGATATACAGAAAGTACAGAAAGAGTGGACTTGTGCCGTATGTCAGGTAACCACTACAAGCGAAAAAGACTTGAATATGCACCTTCGAGGGAACAGACACAAGGCTTCTTATGAGGCACTGGAACTGAAAGCTAAGATCCAGCGAAACATTCGATTGAAACGGAAGATTATCTTTACTGAATTGAAGAAATCCGCTTTCCAGTGCAACATCTGTAATGTACGCTGCTCTGGAAAGGTCGACTTGGCTTCTCACCTCCAAGGGAAAAAGCACTTGGAGCAGGTTCAAGTTTCTTATGGATGTGGTGAGGGAAAAAGCACTTGGACctga
- the LOC133881137 gene encoding uncharacterized protein LOC133881137, producing MVQSSKHNWVVAHLMYGEAFGLPVSYSRRGYSGKWVIKDKFVSGRTSGYLKLSQIPLESFEEGLVKKLRAEAETTGHVLWGCPAAKAIWSMCGSKIKKRCIANAEFVFIVEEFQRYVDMEDMELIGVVARNLWLRRNAVVYGKTVSPSSLVVSNAHESLVAFHDANSIKSSDQVIETPEIHWKAPLHGFIKVNWDATMDRHKMKMCIGVIIRDNMGEVLATLYEPRDYIIASDVVEATTALRAAKFSCELGFYKVVLEGDAL from the exons ATGGTTCAATCCTCGAAGCACAATTGGGTCGTCGCCCATCTTATGTATGGAGAAGCATTTGGTCTGCCTGTGAGCTACTCAAGGAGGGGTTACAGTGGCAAGTGGGTAATAAAAGACAAATTCGTATCTGGAAGGACAAGTGGCTACCTCAAGTTATCACAAATCCCGCTAGAATCCTTCGAGGAGGGCTTAGTGAAGAAGCTAAG AGCAGAGGCAGAGACTACGGGGCACGTTTTGTGGGGATGTCCAGCTGCAAAGGCTATATGGAGTATGTGTGGAAGTAAGATCAAAAAACGATGTATTGCAAATGCAGAGTTTGTGTTTATTGTTGAGGAGTTTCAACGATATGTGGATATGGAAGACATGGAGCTCATAGGAGTTGTGGCAAGGAATTTGTGGCTAAGACGGAATGCAGTGGTCTATGGGAAAACAGTTAGTCCTTCATCTTTAGTGGTAAGTAATGCACATGAATCATTGGTGGCTTTTCATGATGCAAATTCTATAAAATCCTCGGACCAAGTGATAGAAACTCCGGAGATTCATTGGAAAGCTCCCTTGCATGGTTTTATCAAGGTCAATTGGGATGCTACGATggatagacataaaatgaagaTGTGTATTGGTGTTATTATTAGAGACAACATGGGTGAGGTACTGGCTACGCTATATGAGCCAAGAGATTACATAATTGCCTCTGATGTTGTTGAAGCCACGACGGCGCTGAGGGCAGCCAAATTTAGCTGTGAATTGGGTTTCTATAAGGTTGTTCTAGAAGGTGATGCTCTCTAA